In one window of Pseudochaenichthys georgianus chromosome 5, fPseGeo1.2, whole genome shotgun sequence DNA:
- the LOC117447313 gene encoding N-acylethanolamine-hydrolyzing acid amidase-like: protein MKLRAAVLLLLGLLSSCRGEFSPVTVNISLDEDPELRWAPITKAFDVEYLKKAAAEVIDTTVPKWVHEAVTPIVMALEKYVPQPYAGEIRGLAAQMGGSISDVIILNFVYEISAFCTSIVAQDTNGTVYHGRNLDYPHDVLRNLTMDVIFLKNGKVAYRGTSFAGYVGLWTGQSPNKFTVSGDQRGSDHWWNWWKNVVSAFLLRRTPVSWLVRETLEEAEDFQDAVMRLAKIPIITGVYYIVGGVRAGEGAVITRDRSGPADIWPLIPINGGWYRVETNFDHWLPPPARDHRRDAAKKALNATGQDHINMETLYQVLSMYPVCNGITIYTTIMSAAAPEKYNTLVRPQGCPPPT from the exons ATGAAGCTCCGGGCTgcggtgctgctgctgctcggaCTCCTCTCCTCCTGTCGGGGGGAGTTCAGCCCGGTCACCGTGAACATCAGCCTGGACGAAGACCCCGAGCTGCGGTGGGCTCCTATCACCAAAGCCTTCGACGTAGAGTACTTGAAGAAAGCTGCCGCGGAAGTCATTGA CACTACGGTTCCTAAATGGGTGCATGAGGCAGTCACCCCGATCGTGATGGCCCTGGAGAAGTACGTTCCTCAGCCTTACGCGGGGGAGATCAGAGGCCTGGCCGCTCAAATGGGGGGCAGCATCTCAGACGTCATCATTCTCAACTTCGTCTATGAAATATCTGC ATTTTGCACTAGCATCGTGGCTCAGGACACAAATGGGACTGTGTACCACGGCAGGAACCTTGACTATCCACATGATGTTCTGAGGAACCTCACTATGGACGTCATTTTCCTCAAGAACGGAAAG GTGGCGTACCGTGGAACTTCATTTGCTGGCTACGTTGGCCTGTGGACGGGACAGAGTCCTAACAAGTTTACCGTCTCTGGTGACCAGCGAG GCAGTGACCACTGGTGGAACTGGTGGAAGAATGTGGTTTCTGCTTTCCTCCTTCGGCGGACCCCGGTCAGCTGGCTGGTACGCGAG ACGCTGGAGGAAGCAGAGGACTTTCAGGATGCTGTGATGCGTCTCGCCAAGATTCCCATCATCACCGGGGTGTACTACATCGTGGGGGGGGTGCGAGCTGGGGAGGGGGCCGTCATCACCAGGGACCGATCCGGCCCTGCTGATATCTGGCCGCTGATTCCCATCAATGGAGG ATGGTACAGAGTAGAGACGAATTTTGACCACTGGCTTCCTCCTCCAGCTAGGGATCATCGGAG GGACGCAGCCAAGAAAGCACTAAATGCTACTGGCCAAGATCACATCAACATGGAGACACTTTATCAG GTGCTGTCGATGTATCCTGTGTGTAATGG